In Patagioenas fasciata isolate bPatFas1 chromosome 15, bPatFas1.hap1, whole genome shotgun sequence, the sequence GCTTCTCTGTCCCTGAAGGTCATGGCAGGACACTCTTGGCCAAGCCCCAGCTTTCCACTCTGTCAACACCAGAGGCACAAGACTCCCCAGCCTGAGAGACACAGCTTCCCCGAGCGCTGGTGATTCGTGCTCAGCTGCAACTGGCTCAGCTTCAGCACTTGTGTGGGAGCCCCTGTATGAAGGGTGTTAATCTCTGGGAGTGGCTCAGGCTTGGCTGTGAGAGAGAAGCAAGAGGGGTGTATGCAGGGCGGCACTGGCCTCAAATGGGAATGTAGTGGCGTATGTgttgcagagatgctgcagcaTCAGGTGGGGGGTGTGGGGCGCCTGCGAGGGCACAGGATTGTCCATTGTGCCTTCCACACATAACTTGTTCCTTGTTTTGATTACCTGTGCCTCCTCCAGGTGTGAAATAACCTCACGGGAGTATTGTGAGTTTATGCGGGGCTATTTCCATGAGGAGGCAACACTTTGCTCTCAGGTGAGTGCGGAGTTGGCCGTTTGTGTggctgcccttctccctcctgtTCCCCTTAGCAGctcagcaggatctggggtgtcTGTGGTGCAGTGTAGGTTGGAGTCCTGTGTCCTGTCCCGCCCTGACCATGGGGCAAGTGGCTGATCTAGACTGTAGTTGCAGAGCTGTCTGCATCTGCGCCTCTCTGGAGCCCAGTTTAGTACTTAGGCTGGCAGCTACAAAAGCCCAGCACAGGACCACTGTGGAAGCAGCGGGAGGATACAGCCCCCTGCTCCATGGGTGAACAGATGCAGACGTCTCAGTTTGCATGTGCTGGGGTAAGGAATGAGGGCATGAAGCTGCCTTTGGTGGGGTGCGTTCACATGTAACTCAGTAGTGGAGATGGGCTGGGACTTAATGCAGTGGAGAAGAGGGGGGAGAGCCCCCCTTTCAGAGCCAACTGCAGCCCCTCCCGGGCCTTGATAAAGGACGGTGCTGGCTGGCGCACCTCACAACCCCTCTTCTGCTCTAGGTGCACTGCATGGATGATGTCTGTGGGCTCCTCCCTTTCCTAAATCCAGAAGTCCCTGACCAGTTCTACCGCCTCTGGCTGTCACTTTTCCTCCATGCTGGGTAAGTATAGGTGTAAAGCTTCCACTGTTCGTGTGGGGgaacctgggggtgctgtgaGGGCTGTTTTGCCAGTCCTGGGGGACACAGCAGGGCCTGAGTTTTGTCCCCGCTGAGGTTTACCATGCTGCGTTTGCTGGGAGGGATAATTAGAATAATGGGTGAGGCCACAGCAGGACCTCTCAGCAAAGAACACAAACAAGCACAGGGGTgacttcagcagctgcagcttcAGCTCCTGTACTCTGAACTTGGCAGGATCCTGCACTGTCTGGTTTCCATCTGTTTCCAAATGACGATCCTGCGGGACCTAGAGAAGCTGGCAGGATGGCATCGCATCTCTATCATCTACCTGCTCAGTGGCATCACTGGGAACCTTGCCAGTGCAATATTTCTACCCTACAGAGCAGAGGTGGGTCTTCTGCAGACTGGGGTCCCAGTAACTTGCCCTGAACACAAGCCTTCTCTATGTGCCTCTGATTCACTGGTGGAGGCAGAGACACCAGCGCTGGGCTCATCTCTGCAGCACACGGCTTGTGCAGATTCGCAGCTGGAAGTCTGGCTGCAGTAAGAAGGGTCCCTTGTAATGAATGGGGGGGCTTGTCCAGTCCCAAGGTAAGAGAGGCCCTTGGTGGGCTGGGAATTGAGAGCTGTACATGGTGCCAGAGACCCTCCACACACGAgtggcaggcaggagcagggtaaagagcagagctcacCTTTCCTACAGGCTGTCCCTGTCCACATGCCACAGCTGGAGAAGTCTCATATCACCATCTGGCTTTACTTTAGAAGACTGCATGGCAGGACCTGGAGGACTATCTTCCAGGTCCTTCAATAGAAGCACATGGTGTGTGGGGGGAGCCAGGAGATTGCTTTCAATGGCTTCTCTACTCTGGTGACTTAAACCAGATCTGccatttttaaatataaagtcTGTTCTGGTGATTGCTGGCCTCACACCTACCCTGATCCTAAATCAAACCAGGCCCCTTTAGCTCACTGAACCCCATTATAAGGCAGAAGTTGCAGGCTGCAGTGTCTCTTTCCCAAGAAACACTGAACGAGGAGTTGCATGATAAGTAACTGTAATGCCTGGAGCTGGCTGCAGGCGCCAGGCAGATGGGATGTGCTTCATGTTACCTGTAATGCTCTTCTTCCACAGGTCGGCCCTGCAGGATCCCAGTTCGGGATTCTGGCGTGTCTCTTTGTGGAGCTCTTCCAAAGTTGGCAGATCCTGGCGCGGCCGTGGAGGGCTTTCTTCAAGCTGCTGGCTgtggtgctttttctttttgcctttggcCTCCTGCCTTGGATTGATAATTTTGCTCACATTTCAGGATTTATCAGTGGTTTCTTCCTCTCCTTTGCCTTCCTGCCCTACATTAGCTTTGGGAAGTTTGATTTATATAGGAAGCGATGCCAAATTATAGTTTTCCAGCTCATCTTCATTGCACTCTTCTCAGGACTTGTGATTCTGTTCTATTTCTACCCCATCAAGTGCGAGTGGTGCGAGTTCCTTACTTGTATACCATTCACAGACAAATTCTGCGAGAAATACGACCTGGATGCACAGCTCCACTGAAAGGCAAAGACTGGCTTCTCGAGCAGGCACTGGAGAGGGACCGTCTTTGCGTTCGCTGTGCCAGTTCCATGTGGACAAAGCCTCTAATCCAATGACACTTCTAACCCTGCCCATGGTTAATTTAAACTGTCTCCTTAGCACCTGGCAGGCATGTTTTTGCCTTATCTCAGAAGACTCTGAAAACAGAACGTTTGTGCCTTGTTCAATTGTATTGAACCTTTTTCTGCTGCCATTATTTTTATTACACTAGTTTCAATACTACATTTTTAACCAGAGTTGTTTACTACTGCTAAGGTGGTGATTAAATGGTAAGGTAGCGTTTTAGCTACTGTTAATTGTTCTGCATAGTCTGGCTATGTTTGTTACTTTATCTCATCTACGCTGTTTCATGTACCAGTAGAATGAATCCTTTTCTACCACCCAAAAGCATCAGATAAAGATTTGCAGCTGGAAATAAGGGCCTTAAAAGCCTTAGAAAACTAGAAGGTCTCTTTAATCACTGAAAGTCCACTTCATGTACAGCTCAGAATCAGACATTTCAAACAGCAAACTACAAGAAACATGTGAGAATGTCCATTCCCCTGGAGTTTGTTTCTCCTTGAAATGTTACAACCTTTTCGTCCGGGAACGTGCTGAATCCACAGCCGGGTCGTGGTAGGGCTGGATTCTCTGCTCTCTCTGTTGGAGAAAGAGGATATCTGGCAGTGACAATAGTTCCTGTGTGCTGGGCTCTCACCACCACACTACCCACCTGGACAGTCCAGGGGGATCAGCCAGTGCCACAGGTGACCGTGGGGCAGGTGGCTTCTCTCATGACACATGTTTTATTACGCTGGATGTTGCAAATGTGGCAGCATTGAAAGAAGAAAAGTTACTGTGGTCACAAAGCACCAGTTTCTATCCCGGccgcaaaacaaaaaaccaagcctTTGGAAAAGCTGCTCTTCAGACACAGTGATTTGTGTTATTAggtgtggaggggaaggagaaataaTTTCAGGCTTACTAAGCTTGAGAGTCTTGGCCAGCTCTTGTGTTTTTGTGCACAGCTTTCTAAAAATAGCAGTATAATACCAGAATTATGTCTACAGAGGTTACAAACAGGCAAATATACGTGCTCCTAGTGCTGCCTGTActggaagtatttttaaatgcatcAATTGCACAGAAATACCATGACCAAAAGTTGTCTAATGGTGTGTCCTATTTTCTGAGAGCACTGAATCAGTTGAACTCAAGTTTCTATAGCCAGAAAATGGAGAAACTGAGAGACAAAAGCTACAAGATGTGTAAGCTGAAGTGCTTTTCCCTAACTACTTGTGGCTTGCAGTAATTAAGGAAGATGGCTCAAAACACACCCCCAGTGGAACAGCAAAGCACAAGCTGCGTTTAGTTGTCACCTGTGCTGATGCGCAGCTCTGGGACATCTCTGTCAGCTGCAGGTGCTGTGAGTGGTACCAGAGCACCAGGAGAGGGTGGGAGAACAGCCACTGTCGAGCCACACAGGAGGAGCCAGGTGACGTGGGCAATGGCAACTGCCTGTGGCACACAGAGACCTCTGTCCTCCTGGGGGTTAGTTACCACCCAGCCACGTTCCTGGCAGTGACTTCAGAGATTCAAGAAGCTTTAAAGAAAGCAAAGTCCTTGATGCAATCACAAGGGCAAACAAAAGAATGCCGCATTCAATGAATCTTGAGACATTGTGAGATCAGATTTGGAGTCTAAACAGAGTTAGAGATACACCACTGCCAGCACTGACATATTGCTGGTGCATTAACTGAAGGAGCTGAATTATCATCCCCAGCCCTGAGAGAAGCTCAGACAACATGACCAGGGTGTGGAAATAGCCCAGAGAGAGGGCATAAGCCTAATACAGACACTGGCATTCGGAAATGCTCTGCTACACCAGCTGCTGTGAGCCTGAGCGCTAAGGCCTGGGGAAGAGGAATGTGAAGAACTGACAGATCTTAATGGATAGTTAGGACTTACCTAACAGGTTACTTTCGAAGTTTCTTTATGAAGCTGACCTCATCCCGGTTTCTGATGCCGTACCTGAACAGAGAGTTATCCTGTTACACGCCAGTTCCCCAGGAACCACAGCGTTTGAAATCCAACAGCCTCCTCTTTCCCGGGGGTAGACGGACACCCACCATCACATGCTGTGCTCTAATGCAGGACAAGTTAAAATTCTCACTTGTGAATGAAGAACATGCTGCCGGCACTGACTGATCCGATCATCTGCGTTTTTAACTGCAATACCCACTTCAATGCAACATGGATCACCCATGGCTCAGTCTTTTGAGGACAGCTTTGATTAGGGCTTTCTTGCTAAATTTTAATACTTCTGACAAGCTTTTCTTACTGGTCTGCATGCTGCAGCTCAAGTGCTCAGAAGCAGCTCCTGCCTCCTTGCCCTGAGAATGGGCCTGGAAACGGGGGAGTGATCGATGGTCTCCAATACGCAGCCAAGCAGGTCCAGAGCCAAACACTCTTATGCTGTGTGCTCTTTGCTTATCATTCTTTCACCCTCCTTCCTACATTTCCACCTCAGCAGCTCTGCCAAGCCctctgtgagggtgaccaagcactgaaCAAGTTGTCCAGTGAAGCTGTGTAGTCTACATTCCTGGAGATACTGAAAACCCAACAGTGTGCTGTCCAGAGCAGCAAGttctagctgaccctgctctgttCTACTGCCCTCACACTCGTGCTTTTTCTTACAGGACACCTCAGGTGTAACCTTAGCAAGCACAACCCATTCTGTAGGAGTTTAGCACAGCCAGCCAAGGGGCAACATGTCTGTGTGCCTTGGTGTGGCCCGAATTGGACAAACACGCTCAGCACAGGACGGCTGGGGCTGAGGAACTACCCGAGGCATTCCTGTCCTGCAGACAGCCCCTCGGGCTGGGTGCAGAGCAGTGTCAAGTGCAGGATCGATCCGAGCCAGGACACCCGGTCCCAGGTTAGCGCTGCCTCTGCAGATGCTGCGTGGGCTCCACCGAGGcttctccagccccacagacaccacAAGAGACTTGATTACTCACTCTCTCAGCTTCTTTCTGTCATCTGCCAGCTTCTCTCCAGCGTAGGTTAAGTGGTACGTCCTCCATATGTACTTCCTAGGGGAAAAGCGCCGGGCGAGCGGCGGGCGGACCCGCTGGCCGGGGGAAGGTGCTGCGGGGGGTGAGCAGCCCGaagcccgcccggcccgctcacCAGCTGAGGTGCTGCACGCCGCCCTGCCGAGCCTGCCGCAGCTGGACGTGCCGCCGCAGCGCCTTCTTCAGGTCCAGCACCGAGGCGTTCTGCACCACCACCACGGCTGCGGGGGCACAGAGCCCGGTCagcgccccggcccccgcccgccccccccgtCCCGCTCCCCCCGGGACTCACGCACGATCTCGCCGTCCGCCTTGCAGACGCGCACGGTCATGGCCTGCCCGTACTCCAGCGCCACCTGCGAGCCGATCTCCTCCGCCGTCACCTGCGGGCCGCACGGCC encodes:
- the SNRNP25 gene encoding U11/U12 small nuclear ribonucleoprotein 25 kDa protein yields the protein MAAEPEEELAHAEVLELFQAALARLVQDPLLCDLPPQVTAEEIGSQVALEYGQAMTVRVCKADGEIVPVVVVQNASVLDLKKALRRHVQLRQARQGGVQHLSWKYIWRTYHLTYAGEKLADDRKKLREYGIRNRDEVSFIKKLRK